The window GCACCCGCCCCGTGGCGCCGGTGCTCGCCGAGGACGACGCCCGCAGCACCCGCCCCGTGGCGCCGGTTCTGCGCCTCGACCTCGGGCCCGGCCACGCCCTCGCCGGCCCGGCCGTCGAGAGCCCGGGCGCATCCGCTCTGCTGCTCGCGGCCTGAGCCTGGACCCGGCGTCGGCGCGCTGCTGCTGCCGCCGCCGCCGCAGCTCAGCGCGTCACCGGCGGCAGACCCAGGAATTCGCGCCCCTGCGACTCGAGCCGGCTCGCGGGGAAACCGCGCTCGGCCGCGTGCCGCACCGGATCGGGGTCGGCCATGTCGAACGGGTGGTCGCTGCCGAGCAGCACCCTGCCGTACCCGGCCTTGGCCTCCAGCAGGGCGAGGGCGTCGGCGTCGTGCGTGACGGTGTCGAAGTAGAGATTCTGGAAGCCGTCCTCGGGCGGGCGGTGCGACGAGGCGCGCACGTCGGGTCTGGCGTGCCACGCGTGAGTCCAGCGGCCGAGCAGGTCGGGCGCGCATCCGCCCCCGTGCACGAAGCAGATGCGCAGCTCCGGGATCCGCTCGATCACGCCGCCGAGCAGCACCGAGGCGACCGCGGTCGCGGTCTCGACGGGGTTGCCGATGAGGTTCGCGAGGTAGTGCTTCGAGAGCGACGGCGAGGGGAGCTGCATCGGGTGCACGAGCACCGCGAGCCCGTACTCGGTGGCGAGATGCAGCACCCGCTCGAGCGGTTCGGAGTCGAGCGACGTGCCGTGCATCAGCGGCGGGATGGCGACGCCGAGGAGCCCCGGGGTGTCGGCGATCGTCCGCAGCTGGCGGAACACGGCGTCGGAGTCGGCCGGGCTGACGCAGCCGAAGCCGGCGAACCAGCCATCGCCGTCGCGCACCACCCGCGCGAGGCCGTCGTTGAAGGCGTCGACGTACTCGGCGGTGCCCGCCTCGGCGCCGAGGGCGAAGGCGAACGGGGGAGCCGAGAGCACCCGCGCGCCCACCCCGGTGCGCTCCATGTCGTCCCGGATGGTCGAGACATCGCTCATCAGGCGGGTCTCGATCGACAGCGGCACCTCGCCGAGGAACAGGCGGCCGTCGCGGTCGGTGATGCCGCCGAAGGGGGCTCCAGGCGGCAGGCCGAACAGCTCCTCGGAGAGCCAGTGGGCGTGGACGTCCACGGGGCCGCGGCGCAGGGAGAAGCTCATCGGGAGGCTCCGCGGTCGATCGAGATGGGCAGCGGAAGGGGCGGGTTGTCGGAGTCGAGGTGCTCCACCGTCGTGAACACCAGGGGGCCGTCGCCGACGTTCTCGATGTCGTGCAGCAGGTACTCCCCGGCGCCGAAGCGGAAATGCCGCGTCTCGCCGGCGCCGTAGGAGACGTCGCGGGTGGTGCCGTCGAAGGTGTGCTGACGACTGGTGCCGGCGTTCACGGCCGTCCAGAAGTAGTCGAGCACGTGCCGGTGGGCGTGCCAGCGCTCGCCGGGTTCGAGGCGGATCTCCCAGACCCGCACCCGGTCGTTCTCGCTGAGCAGTCGGGAGCCGACGGCGCCGTCGAAGGCGTGGTCGGCGAACTCGGCGCGGAGCTCGTCGCTCCAGCCCTCGAAGTCCGTGGCGATGAGGGTTCCCGCGAGGGGGAGGTCGGCGAGGAAGCTCGACATGGTGGGTTCTCCGTTCGGTCGGTGGGGCGGGTGGTGACTGGTGCGGGCGGCGGGCGGCGGGTCGGCGGGCGCCGGGTCGGCCGGCTCAGGCCGCGGGCTGCGGCTGGCGGCTCTCGGGGTGGAGCACGCCGGGGCCGTAGAGCCCGAAACGCAGGCTGGGGTCGCCGGGGATCCAGGTGTTGTGGAACTGCGAGCGGTCGCCCATCTCGGTGACCCGGTCGAGTAGGGCCCGGCTGAGCTCGAGCTGCGCCGGCTCCCACCTCGCGAGCGCCTCCTCGATGTCGCCGTCGGTGGTGAGGAGCGCGTCGCGCAGAGCCCAGGCGTCGGCGGCGGCCTTGGCCGTTCCGGCCGCGGCGTGCGGGCGGGCGCTGCAGGCGGCGTCGCCGAGGAGGGCGGTGCGGCCGCGGGCCATCCGATCGGAGCGCACGTCGAGCACCACCTGGAGGTAGGGCTGAGCCGTGGCCAGCACGACCTCGGCTGCGGCCGGTGCGAGCAGGGCCGCCGCGCTCGCGCGGAGCTCCGTCAGGAAACGCTCCTGCACCTGGCCCGGAGGCAGCGACACGGCGCCGACGTGGCCGTCGACACCCGTGAGCAGCTCGGTGAGCTCGGGACCGGCGGGCACGTTGCGATACCAGACGTAGTTCATCAGCTGGTCCTCCGCATCCACACCCTCCTCCCCGGGGATGGGGTAGAGCGTGATGTGCGAGTCGGGCACCACCGAGTACGTGATCGCGTCGCCCATCAGGGCGCGCGTGACCGGGCTCAGGGCCGTGAGCGGCACGGTGCCCCGCCAGCCGACGTAGCCCGAGTAACCCGGCTCGGCATCCGCAT of the Herbiconiux flava genome contains:
- a CDS encoding FAD-dependent monooxygenase; the encoded protein is MISDSPQPYRGSRALVIGGSIGGLTTALLLRDIGFEVDVYERTATPLHGRGSGIVLQPDTLRWFEERSTVDTSALKTSTSRVQYLDRANTVIAEEDRRWEYTSWGTFYQALLGDFGTEHYHLGASATGFDDDDGGSVTVHFADGRSETAELVVFADGINSRARARFDADAEPGYSGYVGWRGTVPLTALSPVTRALMGDAITYSVVPDSHITLYPIPGEEGVDAEDQLMNYVWYRNVPAGPELTELLTGVDGHVGAVSLPPGQVQERFLTELRASAAALLAPAAAEVVLATAQPYLQVVLDVRSDRMARGRTALLGDAACSARPHAAAGTAKAAADAWALRDALLTTDGDIEEALARWEPAQLELSRALLDRVTEMGDRSQFHNTWIPGDPSLRFGLYGPGVLHPESRQPQPAA
- a CDS encoding amidohydrolase family protein, encoding MSFSLRRGPVDVHAHWLSEELFGLPPGAPFGGITDRDGRLFLGEVPLSIETRLMSDVSTIRDDMERTGVGARVLSAPPFAFALGAEAGTAEYVDAFNDGLARVVRDGDGWFAGFGCVSPADSDAVFRQLRTIADTPGLLGVAIPPLMHGTSLDSEPLERVLHLATEYGLAVLVHPMQLPSPSLSKHYLANLIGNPVETATAVASVLLGGVIERIPELRICFVHGGGCAPDLLGRWTHAWHARPDVRASSHRPPEDGFQNLYFDTVTHDADALALLEAKAGYGRVLLGSDHPFDMADPDPVRHAAERGFPASRLESQGREFLGLPPVTR